A single window of Armatimonadota bacterium DNA harbors:
- the lpxD gene encoding UDP-3-O-(3-hydroxymyristoyl)glucosamine N-acyltransferase codes for MRLEELAALVDGVLVGDGSVEIDRVAAPEEAGPGAVVVCYTPRALETARARGASAVVSQAAPQDLPAVVVPEPRQALAILLEALGPTRIHPSGVHPTAAIAATAELAEGVAVGAYAVIEEGARIGAHSILYPHVYIGPHARVGSRCILYPHVVVGERCVVGDRVIVHSGAVLGSDGFGFVREPQGPRKIPQVGIVVLEDDVEVGAGTTIDRATLGETRIGAGTKIDNLVQIAHNVRIGRRCLIAAQTGIAGSTVVEDDVVIAGQVGVGDHVRIGRGAVVLALSGVTKDVPPGAVVSGFPARPHREVLRESALLREMVRRMRRERETP; via the coding sequence ATGCGGCTGGAGGAGCTCGCGGCGCTGGTGGACGGAGTCCTGGTAGGAGATGGCTCCGTGGAGATCGACCGGGTGGCGGCCCCGGAGGAGGCCGGGCCGGGCGCGGTGGTGGTGTGCTATACCCCCCGGGCCTTGGAGACCGCGCGGGCCCGGGGGGCCTCCGCGGTGGTGTCCCAAGCGGCTCCCCAAGACCTCCCCGCCGTGGTGGTCCCTGAGCCCCGCCAGGCCCTGGCCATCCTGCTGGAGGCCCTGGGCCCGACGCGGATCCACCCCTCGGGCGTTCATCCCACCGCGGCCATCGCGGCCACCGCGGAGCTGGCAGAAGGGGTAGCGGTGGGCGCCTACGCGGTGATCGAGGAGGGCGCCCGCATCGGGGCGCACTCCATCCTCTACCCCCATGTGTACATCGGCCCTCACGCGCGCGTGGGCTCCCGTTGCATCCTCTATCCCCACGTGGTGGTGGGAGAGCGGTGCGTGGTGGGAGACCGGGTCATCGTGCACAGCGGCGCGGTGCTGGGCTCGGACGGTTTCGGCTTCGTCCGCGAGCCGCAAGGACCCCGCAAGATCCCGCAGGTGGGCATCGTGGTGTTGGAGGACGACGTGGAGGTGGGAGCCGGCACGACCATTGACCGCGCCACCCTGGGCGAGACCCGGATAGGCGCGGGCACCAAGATCGACAACCTGGTCCAGATCGCCCACAACGTGCGCATCGGCCGGCGGTGCCTCATCGCGGCGCAGACGGGGATCGCGGGGAGCACGGTGGTCGAGGACGACGTGGTGATCGCGGGGCAGGTGGGGGTGGGGGACCACGTGCGGATCGGCCGGGGGGCGGTGGTCCTGGCACTTTCCGGGGTGACGAAGGACGTGCCGCCGGGGGCGGTGGTCTCCGGGTTCCCCGCCCGGCCCCACCGGGAGGTGCTGCGGGAGAGCGCCCTGCTGCGGGAGATGGTGCGGCGGATGCGCCGCGAGCGGGAAACCCCCTGA
- the lpxI gene encoding UDP-2,3-diacylglucosamine diphosphatase LpxI (LpxI, functionally equivalent to LpxH, replaces it in LPS biosynthesis in a minority of bacteria.), which yields MPESVGLIAGEGKLPIALARAIRARGHRVVCVQVAGSPGALRRWCHVHALVSPGEAERVLRTLADGGVRQLVLAGRVDKLRVLSGHLDPLAREILCRTPDRTDAGLWKALAGLLDRHGFEVLPQPHFLPDLLAPRGPIAGRAPTEREWADLRSGLELARTVAARGIGQAVAVRDGVVLAVEAAEGTDGMIRRLRVFGPEAVVVKASRPDQDPRFDLPAIGPRTIALLQRAGVTALGVEAGRTLLLERTSLVVRATRAGVALVGL from the coding sequence GTGCCTGAATCCGTGGGCCTCATCGCGGGAGAAGGGAAGCTTCCCATCGCCCTTGCCCGGGCCATCCGCGCAAGGGGACATCGGGTCGTCTGTGTCCAGGTGGCGGGAAGCCCGGGGGCGCTGCGGCGGTGGTGCCACGTGCACGCCCTGGTCTCTCCCGGGGAGGCGGAACGGGTTCTGAGAACCCTGGCGGATGGCGGCGTCCGCCAGTTGGTGCTGGCGGGTCGGGTGGATAAGCTCCGGGTCCTCTCCGGTCACCTCGACCCCCTCGCCCGGGAGATCCTCTGCCGGACCCCTGATCGCACGGATGCGGGCCTGTGGAAGGCCCTAGCTGGACTGCTCGACCGCCACGGGTTCGAGGTCCTCCCCCAACCCCACTTCCTGCCCGATCTGTTGGCTCCTCGGGGCCCCATCGCCGGCCGGGCGCCCACGGAGCGGGAGTGGGCGGACCTCCGGAGCGGGTTAGAGCTGGCCCGCACCGTGGCAGCGCGCGGCATCGGGCAGGCGGTGGCGGTACGGGACGGCGTGGTTCTGGCGGTGGAAGCCGCGGAGGGGACGGACGGCATGATCCGACGCCTGCGGGTCTTCGGGCCCGAGGCGGTGGTGGTGAAGGCGAGCCGTCCCGATCAGGACCCTCGGTTTGACCTCCCCGCCATCGGCCCCCGGACCATCGCCCTCCTCCAGCGGGCCGGCGTCACGGCCCTGGGAGTGGAGGCGGGCCGGACCCTCCTCCTGGAACGGACTTCCCTGGTGGTCCGGGCCACGAGGGCGGGGGTTGCCCTCGTGGGCCTGTGA
- a CDS encoding UDP-3-O-acyl-N-acetylglucosamine deacetylase has product MRRHRTIAKPVVYSGLGIHTGEPAHLRLLPSERPGIRLLVGDREIPCRLDAVSHTARGVAVGGVRTVEHLLAAVWTLGVTALRVVVEGPEVPAGDGSALPFVELLREAGTRELPEEVPERRLAEPVWVREGEAFAAAFPDAHLRVTYVVPLRGREACAYGLVVTPERFVSEIAPARTWGYLEDAEALYEKGLARGASLDNTLVLEGGRFLNLPRFPDEPARHKILDLLGDLALLGERLVAHVVCVGGGHALHLRLARAIQRSSG; this is encoded by the coding sequence ATGAGGAGGCACCGGACCATCGCGAAGCCCGTGGTGTACTCCGGCCTCGGCATCCATACGGGAGAACCCGCCCACCTGCGGTTGCTCCCCTCGGAGAGGCCGGGCATCCGGCTCCTGGTGGGGGATCGGGAGATTCCCTGTCGGCTGGATGCGGTTTCCCACACGGCCCGCGGCGTGGCGGTGGGCGGCGTGCGGACCGTGGAGCACCTCCTCGCCGCGGTGTGGACCCTGGGCGTTACCGCCCTCCGGGTGGTGGTGGAGGGGCCGGAGGTCCCCGCGGGGGACGGCAGCGCCCTGCCGTTCGTGGAGCTGCTCCGGGAGGCTGGAACCCGGGAGCTGCCGGAGGAGGTGCCCGAGCGCCGGTTGGCGGAACCGGTGTGGGTCCGGGAAGGTGAGGCGTTCGCCGCGGCGTTTCCGGACGCCCATCTGCGGGTGACCTACGTGGTGCCCCTCCGGGGCCGGGAGGCCTGCGCGTACGGGCTGGTGGTCACCCCGGAGCGCTTCGTGTCGGAGATCGCCCCTGCCCGCACGTGGGGATACCTGGAGGACGCGGAGGCCCTTTACGAGAAGGGTCTCGCGCGGGGAGCCAGCCTCGACAACACCCTCGTGCTCGAGGGCGGCCGGTTCCTCAACCTGCCGCGGTTCCCGGACGAGCCCGCCCGGCACAAGATCCTGGACCTGCTCGGGGATCTCGCGCTCCTCGGGGAGCGGCTGGTCGCCCATGTGGTGTGTGTGGGCGGAGGGCACGCGCTTCACCTGCGCCTTGCCCGGGCCATCCAGCGGAGCTCGGGCTAG
- the lpxA gene encoding acyl-ACP--UDP-N-acetylglucosamine O-acyltransferase, with protein MREAAQAVHIHPTALVDPRARLAPGVRVGPYAIIEADVEVGEGTAIGPHVVLHSGTRIGRRNRIYTGAVIGCEPQDRAFRGERSFAILGDDNVVREYVQIARATGPEAATVIGDRNYIMSTAHIAHNCRLGSDVVVVTGSGLAGHVQVGDGVQIGGITGVHQFVRIGRLAMVGGKSALLQDLPPFLLASGVPARVRGLNRVGLLRAGVPREEIERVWSAYRILYGRGLTPAHAVEEIVRELGEEGLVAELVAFVRESLRSRRGLIRREAGRA; from the coding sequence ATGAGGGAAGCCGCCCAGGCGGTCCACATCCATCCCACCGCCCTCGTGGATCCCCGGGCCCGACTCGCCCCGGGGGTGCGGGTGGGCCCGTACGCCATCATCGAGGCGGACGTGGAGGTGGGGGAGGGGACCGCCATCGGGCCGCACGTGGTCCTGCACTCCGGGACCCGCATCGGGCGGCGAAACCGCATCTACACGGGCGCCGTCATCGGATGCGAGCCCCAGGACCGTGCCTTTCGCGGGGAGCGCAGCTTCGCCATCCTGGGCGACGACAACGTGGTCCGCGAATATGTGCAGATCGCCCGGGCCACAGGGCCGGAGGCGGCCACGGTGATCGGGGACCGGAACTACATCATGTCCACGGCCCACATCGCCCACAACTGCCGCCTGGGGTCCGACGTGGTGGTGGTTACGGGGAGCGGGCTCGCGGGGCATGTGCAGGTGGGGGATGGCGTCCAGATCGGCGGGATTACGGGCGTCCACCAGTTCGTGCGCATCGGGCGACTCGCCATGGTGGGCGGCAAGAGCGCCCTGCTGCAGGACCTTCCCCCTTTCCTGCTCGCGAGCGGGGTGCCTGCCCGGGTGCGCGGCCTCAACCGGGTGGGCCTGTTGCGGGCCGGAGTTCCCCGGGAGGAGATCGAGCGGGTGTGGTCCGCGTACCGGATCCTCTACGGGCGGGGCCTCACCCCTGCACACGCGGTGGAGGAGATCGTGCGGGAGCTGGGAGAGGAGGGGCTCGTGGCGGAGCTGGTGGCCTTCGTCCGTGAGAGCCTCCGCTCCCGCAGAGGTCTCATCCGCCGGGAGGCAGGCCGTGCCTGA
- a CDS encoding OmpH family outer membrane protein, with protein MRIGTVDLDRVLQAHPRGQELAQLRRRILELEAELRTPPVPPRLSPPTIPSSTARIQQALERRVREIQERIRTETQRQLEAHAAQLRSAFQAEMRVLQDNARAELNRFAEQVKAEQQAQLTARQREMQAALEAKVEERRKELEAATRAYEEETARVYRDRLLNLRLKLEVAQPGSREEVDRLVAEYERLQRERDQKVQEFQKEQRRQFEAYLEEIRQQANAELQAYAQALEVQARQRIAARERELQEQLAEAARERERRFRELLQAYQETLNQQARERARREIQQAVEEARKAERTAVEEARRALEELGRRAQERYLEEERLRVERLARQVQELRAQQQNLEATLLAEVRVEVAAVALERKLDVVLVRHLSAPGGLDITDEVLQRLRRR; from the coding sequence GTGCGGATCGGCACGGTGGACCTGGATCGGGTCCTGCAGGCCCATCCGCGGGGGCAGGAGCTGGCACAGCTGCGCCGGCGCATCCTGGAGCTGGAGGCCGAGCTGCGAACGCCGCCCGTGCCTCCGCGGCTCAGCCCTCCGACGATCCCCTCCTCCACCGCACGGATCCAGCAGGCCCTGGAGCGGCGGGTGCGGGAGATCCAGGAGCGCATCCGGACGGAGACGCAGCGGCAGCTGGAAGCCCACGCCGCGCAGCTGCGCTCCGCCTTCCAAGCGGAGATGCGGGTCCTCCAGGACAACGCCCGGGCGGAGCTGAACCGGTTCGCCGAGCAGGTAAAGGCCGAACAGCAGGCCCAGCTCACGGCCCGCCAGCGGGAGATGCAGGCCGCGCTGGAGGCGAAGGTGGAGGAGCGCCGCAAGGAGTTGGAGGCCGCCACCCGGGCCTACGAGGAGGAGACCGCCCGGGTCTACCGGGATCGCCTCCTAAACCTCCGTCTCAAGCTGGAGGTGGCGCAGCCCGGTAGCCGCGAGGAGGTGGATCGGCTCGTGGCGGAGTACGAGCGCCTGCAGCGGGAGCGGGACCAGAAGGTCCAGGAGTTCCAGAAGGAGCAGCGCAGGCAGTTCGAAGCGTACCTGGAAGAGATCCGGCAGCAGGCCAACGCGGAGCTCCAGGCCTACGCCCAGGCCTTGGAGGTTCAGGCCCGGCAGCGGATCGCCGCGCGGGAGCGGGAACTCCAGGAGCAGCTGGCGGAGGCCGCCCGGGAGCGGGAGCGGCGTTTCCGGGAGCTTTTGCAGGCCTACCAGGAGACCCTGAATCAACAGGCCCGGGAGCGGGCCCGGCGGGAGATCCAGCAGGCGGTGGAGGAGGCCCGCAAGGCTGAACGGACCGCGGTGGAAGAGGCCCGGCGGGCCCTGGAGGAGCTCGGCCGCCGGGCCCAGGAACGGTACCTGGAGGAAGAACGGCTGCGGGTGGAGCGGCTCGCGCGGCAGGTTCAGGAGCTGCGGGCACAGCAGCAGAACCTGGAGGCGACCCTCCTGGCGGAGGTGCGGGTGGAGGTCGCGGCCGTGGCCCTGGAGCGCAAGCTGGACGTGGTGCTCGTGCGGCACCTCTCTGCCCCCGGAGGGCTCGACATCACGGACGAGGTGCTGCAGCGGCTTCGGCGGAGGTAA
- the fabZ gene encoding 3-hydroxyacyl-ACP dehydratase FabZ, with translation MRFDIQEILATLPHRYPFLLVDRVLEMDPEAGRIVALKNVTINEEYFTGHLPGAPVMPGVLIVEALAQAAGILVFHRVGLRQEKAYFAAIDDLRFRRPVLPGDQLLLEISLEWIRGRLIRVRGTARVGDEVAATGVLTFSLGRTPRVPSTQLEETRVQDP, from the coding sequence ATGAGATTTGACATCCAGGAGATCCTGGCCACCCTTCCCCACCGCTACCCCTTCCTCCTGGTGGACCGGGTGCTGGAGATGGACCCGGAGGCGGGGCGCATCGTGGCCCTCAAGAACGTGACCATCAACGAGGAGTACTTCACCGGACACCTGCCCGGCGCGCCCGTGATGCCCGGCGTGCTCATCGTGGAAGCCCTGGCTCAAGCCGCGGGGATCCTGGTGTTCCACCGGGTGGGGCTGCGACAGGAGAAGGCCTACTTCGCGGCCATCGACGATCTCCGCTTCCGCCGCCCCGTCCTGCCCGGGGACCAGCTCCTCCTGGAGATCTCCCTGGAGTGGATCCGGGGACGGCTCATCCGGGTGCGGGGGACGGCGCGGGTCGGCGACGAGGTGGCGGCGACCGGGGTGCTGACCTTCTCCCTCGGGCGCACGCCCCGGGTTCCGTCCACCCAGTTGGAGGAAACCCGGGTGCAGGATCCATGA
- a CDS encoding OmpH family outer membrane protein: protein MERRTQALLIAAAAVVALAGVAWGVGASGSVGFSQSVVIGYVDMQRALDAHPRKASAEEALNQFARAKMTEARKQAQGKPAAEQQRILREVQEQILRKQAELLTSLDRDIRAAVEKVARANGISVVLNKTVVLYGGTDLTDAVIKELKAAK, encoded by the coding sequence ATGGAACGCAGGACGCAAGCCCTGCTGATCGCGGCGGCGGCGGTGGTGGCCCTGGCGGGAGTGGCTTGGGGGGTCGGCGCTTCCGGGTCCGTGGGGTTCAGCCAGTCCGTGGTCATCGGGTATGTGGACATGCAGCGGGCCCTGGACGCGCACCCCCGCAAGGCCTCCGCGGAGGAGGCCCTGAACCAGTTCGCGCGTGCGAAGATGACGGAGGCCCGAAAGCAAGCCCAGGGGAAGCCCGCGGCGGAGCAGCAGCGCATCCTCCGGGAGGTCCAGGAACAGATCCTGCGCAAGCAGGCGGAGCTGCTGACGAGCCTGGACCGGGACATTCGGGCGGCCGTGGAGAAGGTGGCCCGGGCGAACGGGATCTCCGTGGTGCTCAACAAGACCGTGGTCCTCTACGGCGGGACGGACCTGACGGACGCGGTGATCAAGGAACTCAAAGCAGCGAAGTGA
- a CDS encoding OmpH family outer membrane protein gives MRKAVVLALFVLALSGCGGPAVGVVDTQRILNESVLALSYQKELNDREKLMAAELAAAAARLSPQALEQQRQAYLLELQRLKQELEDRLNRRVREVVAEVARRERVRIVLVKSGVYSGNVRDLTDQVIERLK, from the coding sequence ATGCGGAAGGCGGTGGTGCTCGCGCTCTTCGTTCTGGCCCTCTCGGGCTGCGGGGGACCCGCGGTCGGCGTGGTGGACACCCAGCGCATTCTCAACGAGAGCGTGTTGGCCCTCAGCTACCAGAAGGAGCTCAACGACCGGGAGAAGCTGATGGCCGCGGAACTCGCGGCGGCCGCAGCTCGGCTGAGCCCTCAGGCCCTGGAGCAGCAGCGCCAGGCCTATCTGCTGGAGCTCCAGCGCCTCAAGCAGGAACTGGAGGACCGCCTCAACCGGCGGGTCCGGGAGGTGGTGGCGGAGGTGGCTCGGCGGGAGCGGGTGCGGATCGTGCTGGTGAAGTCCGGGGTGTACTCCGGGAACGTGCGTGACCTTACGGATCAGGTCATCGAGCGACTGAAGTGA
- a CDS encoding FtsQ-type POTRA domain-containing protein, producing MRFRVRNIPLLTALVATLALNPRLDAQAPEPAPSPGPTPEGPQRIVDIQVQGLQRIPPEVVFGRIGSRAGELLDRDRIRQDVEQILGSGWFADVLVRIQPVPEGVVVVFLVVENPVVQRVEITGNTAVSTEEIREALGVQEGRVLNTVDLRTGARNVEKLYQDRGYPLVRVADVEFREGVLRVEIREGRVERVEVRGLRRTRPVVVQRVLQVRENDLFHLPRVQRDLQEVFATGLFENVRANPQPGSDPDKVVLVIEVEERPSREVGGGVGYSPQAGFLGRVQYTERNLHGMGRSVALSYERNLTSLTGQEASLLSGLPTENLLIQYRDPWFGMRGQALSLELHDTAQLFDDRVLGVRYLQLLEGGSVSLSRRLTDALSLSLGLRTDRGDFVVLEGDGSKIQFSRGLVHAFRVEATYDSRDRPFAATRGQNASAFLDYGTRLLGGDFEFGKLLAEYVHYVPVWQGTLVGRVRAGVSAGNLPLQEQYLVGGPQSVRGLPIGALRGQSMTLASLEYRLPLRVFAPGLESVTLAVFVDAGGVAASGFGLLEQPQLSYGAGVLVQSPLGPIRIDYAIGPGGQTQTWLQFGNPF from the coding sequence TTGCGGTTCCGCGTACGCAACATCCCGCTCCTCACGGCCCTCGTGGCGACGCTGGCCCTGAACCCGCGGCTGGACGCGCAGGCTCCCGAGCCTGCTCCGAGCCCAGGGCCCACCCCCGAGGGGCCGCAGCGCATCGTGGACATCCAGGTGCAGGGGCTCCAGAGGATCCCGCCGGAGGTGGTGTTCGGCCGCATCGGATCCCGTGCAGGGGAGCTGCTGGACCGAGACCGGATCCGGCAGGACGTGGAGCAGATCCTCGGAAGCGGCTGGTTCGCGGACGTCCTGGTCCGGATCCAGCCGGTCCCGGAAGGGGTAGTGGTGGTGTTCTTGGTGGTGGAGAACCCCGTGGTGCAGCGGGTGGAGATTACGGGGAACACCGCGGTCTCCACGGAGGAGATCCGGGAAGCCCTGGGGGTGCAGGAGGGGAGGGTCCTCAACACCGTGGATCTGCGGACGGGGGCCCGCAACGTGGAGAAGCTCTACCAGGACCGGGGGTATCCCCTGGTGCGGGTGGCGGACGTGGAGTTCCGGGAAGGGGTGCTGCGGGTGGAGATCCGGGAAGGGCGGGTGGAACGCGTCGAGGTCCGAGGGCTCCGGCGCACCCGGCCCGTGGTGGTCCAACGGGTCCTCCAGGTGCGGGAGAATGACCTCTTCCACCTCCCCCGGGTCCAGCGGGATCTGCAGGAGGTGTTCGCCACGGGACTTTTCGAGAACGTCCGGGCCAACCCCCAGCCGGGGTCTGATCCGGACAAGGTGGTTCTGGTGATCGAGGTGGAGGAGCGTCCGAGTCGGGAGGTCGGGGGAGGGGTCGGCTACAGCCCGCAGGCGGGCTTCCTGGGCCGGGTTCAGTACACGGAGCGCAACCTCCACGGCATGGGGCGCTCCGTGGCCCTCAGCTACGAGCGCAACCTCACCTCCCTGACCGGCCAAGAGGCGAGCCTCCTTTCCGGGCTGCCCACGGAGAACCTCCTCATCCAGTACCGGGATCCCTGGTTCGGGATGCGAGGACAGGCCCTCTCCCTGGAGCTGCACGACACCGCGCAGCTGTTCGACGACCGGGTCCTAGGGGTGCGGTACCTCCAGCTGCTGGAGGGAGGCAGCGTCTCCCTCAGCCGCCGGCTCACGGATGCCCTGAGCCTCTCCCTGGGACTCAGAACCGACCGGGGGGACTTCGTCGTTTTGGAAGGGGACGGGTCAAAGATCCAGTTCTCCCGCGGGCTCGTGCACGCCTTCCGGGTGGAGGCCACCTATGACAGCCGGGACCGTCCCTTCGCGGCGACCCGCGGACAGAATGCCTCCGCCTTTTTGGACTACGGGACGCGGCTGCTGGGAGGGGACTTCGAGTTCGGGAAGCTCCTCGCGGAGTACGTGCACTACGTTCCCGTCTGGCAGGGGACCCTCGTGGGAAGGGTCCGCGCCGGGGTTTCCGCGGGGAACCTCCCGCTGCAGGAGCAGTACCTCGTGGGCGGTCCTCAGAGCGTGCGGGGTCTTCCCATCGGCGCCCTGCGGGGGCAGAGCATGACCTTGGCCAGCTTGGAGTACCGGCTGCCTCTCCGGGTCTTCGCGCCTGGCTTGGAGTCCGTGACCCTGGCCGTTTTCGTGGACGCGGGAGGCGTGGCCGCTTCCGGATTCGGGCTTTTGGAGCAGCCCCAGCTCTCGTACGGGGCGGGGGTGCTGGTGCAGTCGCCCCTCGGGCCCATCCGGATTGACTACGCCATCGGTCCGGGAGGGCAGACGCAGACGTGGCTTCAGTTCGGCAACCCCTTCTAG